The stretch of DNA ACGCGCCCTCGATGAGGTACGCAGGGAGATCGAGGCCGTCCTCGACGTCCGCCAGGACGCCGAGGCGCGACTGCTGCGCCTGCGTGACCTGCTCTCCCGCGCCGACCGCACCCTTACGGAGGCGCGGGCCGCGCGCGGCGAGGTCCTCGCCAAGATCGCGGCCTCCGAGGTCCCGGCGGTCAGCGGCCCGCCCTCGGCGCTCCAGCAGCAGCTCGCCGCCGCGGCCGACTACCGCAGGCGCGCCCAGTGGCACAGGCTCTCGCCGCTGCTTGAGTCCCTGGAGAGCAAGGCGGAGGCGGAACTCGTCAGGGCCAGGGAGGAGTTGACCGCGGTGACGGCTCCGCTCGCGGTCCGCGCCGAGTTGCGCGGGCGGCTCGACGCCTACCGGGCGAAGGTCGCTCGCCACGGCATGGCAGAGGACCCGGTGCTCATCGAGCGCTACGACGCGGCCCGCAGGATGCTGTGGAGCGCGCCCTGCGACCTGCGCGTCGCCGAACAGGCCGTCCTGCGCTATCAGCACGCGGCGGCCGAGGCGCTGGTACCCGGCAGGCCGCAGGGAGAAGGGCAGGGGCGGCCCAGCGACTCGCCCGGCCGACAGAACCACTCAGGGGGCCAGTGATGACGTGGACGCAGTGCCAGCGGCCCGGCTGCGGCGGAACGTACGAGGACATGGGCGGCGGCGAGCTGTACTGCGACATCTGCGGTCTCGCGCCGGTCGTCCCGCCGGGCGGCAGTCCCTCCTCCCCGCCGACCGGGGCCACCGGGGGCGGCCGTGACGGCCGGGGCAGCAACAGTTCGAGCGCGCGCGGCAGTTCGCGTTCCTCCTCCCGCTCCGCGCGCTCCCAGTCGTCGCGCCGTTCGGTCTCCGGCCGGCTGTCGCGGGCGCTGTCGGGGCCGGCCACCTCCCGTTCGGTCTCGGTGCGCAGCTCAGGTGCGGGCGTCGCCTCGTCCGCGCGGGGCAGGCTCGGCGCGGGACTGGTCACGGTGGAGCCGATTCCGCGCCCCGACCCGCACAAGGCGGTGCAGAAGAACCCCGAGGTTCCCGAGCGCAAGCGGTTCTGCAGCCGCGGCGACTGCGGTGCCCCCGTGGGCCGTTCGCGCGGTGACCGGCCGGGCCGCACCGAGGGGTTCTGCACCAAGTGCGGCCACCCCTACTCGTTCGTTCCGAAGCTGGCCTCCGGGGACATCGTGCACGGCCAGTACGAGGTGGTGGGCTGTCTCGCCTACGGCGGCCTCGGCTGGGTGTATCTGGCGATCGACCGGGCCGTCTCCGACCGCTGGGTGGTCCTCAAGGGGCTGCTGGACACCGGCGACCAGGACGCGATGGCGGCGGCCATCTCCGAGCGGCGTTTCCTCGCCGAGATCGAGCACGCCAACATCGTGCGGATCTACAACTTCGTCGAGCACCTGGACCAGCGCACGGGCTCCATGGACGGCTACATCGTCATGGAGTACGTCGGCGGCAAGTCCCTCAAGGAGATCGCCAACGAGCGGCGCACGGCCGCGGGTAAGCGCGACCCGCTCCCCGTCGAGCAGGCGTGCGCCTTCGCCCTGGAGGCCCTTGAGGCCCTCGCTCATCTGCACAGCCGCTCACTGCTGTACTGCGACTTCAAGGTCGACAACGCGATCCAGACCGAGGACCAGCTCAAACTCATCGACATGGGCGCGGTCCGCCGGATGGACGACGAGGACTCGGCGATCTACGGCACGGTGGGCTACCAGGCGCCGGAGGTCGCGGAGACCGGCCCTTCCATCGCCTCCGACCTGTACACCGTCGCGCGCACCCTCGCGGTCCTGACGTTCGACTTCCAGGGCTACACCAACGTGTTCGTGGACAGCCTGCCCGACCCGGACAACATCGAGGTGTTCCGTACCTACGAGTCGTTCTACCGGCTGCTGGTACGCGCCACCGACCCCGACCCCGCCCGCAGGTTCGCGTCGGCGCAGGAGATGGCCGAGCAGCTCACGGGCGTACTGCGGGAGGTGGTGGCCGTCCAGACGGGCAGGCCGCGCCCCGCACTGTCGACACTGTTCGGCCCCGAGGTCAGGGTCACCGACACGGAGCTGTTCGTGACGACGGGCACCGAGGTGTCCGCGCTGGGGGCGCGCGCGCTGCCGCTCGGCAGGCGGGCCCGCAAGGCGCTCACCGCCCACGCGCCGGAGGGCGCCCCCGAGGGTGGCGGGGCGGGTGCGGGTACGCCGCGGGGACCGTCCTCCGGCGGTACGGAGGGTCTGGCGCTGCCCGCGCCCGGCACCGCCGCGTCCGGGCTCCCCGTGGCGACGGCGGGGGGCGCCCTGGGCGGCGGCCCCGCCGCGGTCGGCACACCGGCGCCCGCTGGGCAGGGTCCCGCGCGGGCGCCCGACGGCGAGGACCCCGCAGGCGCGCTGTCCGGGTCCGGCGGCCAGGACCCCGCAGGCGCGCGGTCCGGGTCCGGCGGCATCTGGCCCCACGGCGCGGTCCCGGCGGCGTCGACGTACGGCGGGGGCCCCGGCGGAGGGCGCGGTACCGGCCTCAAGCCGCTCCAGGCCGCCGCGACGGCGATGTCGCTGCCGGTGCCGAGGATCGACCCGGCCGACCCCAACGCGGGCTTCCTCGCGGGGCTGATGGCCTCCGCGCCCACCGAGCTGATCAGCGC from Streptomyces tsukubensis encodes:
- a CDS encoding serine/threonine-protein kinase, whose amino-acid sequence is MTWTQCQRPGCGGTYEDMGGGELYCDICGLAPVVPPGGSPSSPPTGATGGGRDGRGSNSSSARGSSRSSSRSARSQSSRRSVSGRLSRALSGPATSRSVSVRSSGAGVASSARGRLGAGLVTVEPIPRPDPHKAVQKNPEVPERKRFCSRGDCGAPVGRSRGDRPGRTEGFCTKCGHPYSFVPKLASGDIVHGQYEVVGCLAYGGLGWVYLAIDRAVSDRWVVLKGLLDTGDQDAMAAAISERRFLAEIEHANIVRIYNFVEHLDQRTGSMDGYIVMEYVGGKSLKEIANERRTAAGKRDPLPVEQACAFALEALEALAHLHSRSLLYCDFKVDNAIQTEDQLKLIDMGAVRRMDDEDSAIYGTVGYQAPEVAETGPSIASDLYTVARTLAVLTFDFQGYTNVFVDSLPDPDNIEVFRTYESFYRLLVRATDPDPARRFASAQEMAEQLTGVLREVVAVQTGRPRPALSTLFGPEVRVTDTELFVTTGTEVSALGARALPLGRRARKALTAHAPEGAPEGGGAGAGTPRGPSSGGTEGLALPAPGTAASGLPVATAGGALGGGPAAVGTPAPAGQGPARAPDGEDPAGALSGSGGQDPAGARSGSGGIWPHGAVPAASTYGGGPGGGRGTGLKPLQAAATAMSLPVPRIDPADPNAGFLAGLMASAPTELISALSAAPADSPELRLRELRARLDMGETASAAHTLAELESRHPDDWRVVWYRGVTSLTTGDREAAALSFDAVYDAFPGEPAPKLALGVCAEELGQLDNAAEYYRLVWTTDPSYVSAAFGLARVQLAAGDRTGAVKTLESVPESSIHFTAARVAAVRARLRRRAAYDPLLDDLTAAAGQVEALDSVGLDAERRELLSTEVLGTALDWVLSGSRGAAPPGASVSGATGAGTGAGGTVLLGSPVDERGLRFGLERSYRTLARLAQRGEERIELVERANRFRPRTWV